Proteins from a single region of Canis aureus isolate CA01 chromosome 26, VMU_Caureus_v.1.0, whole genome shotgun sequence:
- the ID1 gene encoding DNA-binding protein inhibitor ID-1, with protein sequence MKVASGSAAAAAGPSCALKAGKTAGGAGEVVRCLSEQSVAISRCAGGAGARLPALLDEQQVNVLLYDMNGCYSRLKELVPTLPQNRKVSRVEILQHVIDYIWDLELELNSESQVGTPGGRGLPARAPLSTLNGEISALAAEAACVPADDRILCR encoded by the exons ATGAAGGTCGCCAGTGGCAGTGCCGCGGCCGCCGCGGGCCCCAGCTGCGCGCTGAAGGCCGGCAAgacggcgggcggcgcgggcgagGTGGTGCGCTGTCTGTCCGAGCAGAGCGTGGCCATCTCGCGCTGCGCCGGGGGCGCCGGGGCGCGCCTGCCCGCCCTGCTCGACGAGCAGCAGGTGAACGTGCTGCTCTACGACATGAACGGCTGCTACTCGCGCCTCAAGGAGCTGGTGCCCACCCTGCCCCAGAACCGCAAGGTGAGCCGGGTGGAGATCCTCCAGCACGTCATCGACTACATCTGGGACCTGGAGTTGGAGCTGAACTCGGAATCCCAAGTCGGGACCccgggaggccgggggctccccgCCCGGGCTCCGCTCAGCACCCTCAACGGCGAGATCAGCGCCCTGGCGGCCGAG GCGGCGTGTGTTCCGGCGGACGATCGCATCTTGTGTCGCTGA